Proteins from one Coregonus clupeaformis isolate EN_2021a chromosome 29, ASM2061545v1, whole genome shotgun sequence genomic window:
- the LOC121544907 gene encoding ergosterol biosynthetic protein 28 homolog, protein MSRFLNVLRSWLVMVSVIAMGNTVQSFSDHSFLSEKLYTGTPEFVNGLQARTFGIWTLLSSIIRCTCAIDIQNKTLYHITLWTFVLALGHFLSEAFIYKTAPLTIGVMAPLIVASFSIVGMLIGFHCGPEPQEEVAARHKKRN, encoded by the exons ATGAGTCGTTTTCTAAATGTTCTGCGGAGTTGGTTGGTAATGGTGTCTGTCATTGCCATGGGAAACACAGTCCAGAGCTTCAGCGATCACAGCTTCCTCTCTGAGAAGCTCTACACGGGGACACCAGAGTTTG TAAATGGCCTCCAAGCAAGAACATTTGGAATCTGGACATTGTTGTCGTCAATTATCCGCTGCACGTGCGCCATTGACATTCAGAACAAAAC GCTCTATCACATCACCCTGTGGACATTTGTACTGGCTCTGGGACACTTCCTGTCTGAAGCCTTCATCTACAAAACGGCACCTCTGACCATTGGCGTTATGGCACCTCTCATTGTGGCGA GTTTCTCTATTGTGGGAATGCTGATTGGGTTCCATTGTGGTCCAGAGCCTCAGGAGGAGGTGGCTGCACGGCATAAGAAGCGGAACTGA